Proteins encoded by one window of Akkermansia muciniphila ATCC BAA-835:
- a CDS encoding peptidoglycan recognition protein family protein gives MSNISTIATYLARFSGQLQPMLEKVQGMDRRTFLLETAALLALTSCSEPSGKAGMAPMISFKPSGVPVVKRSPRQLLAECNVRPMFMPKSSPLRRRSSRMKPRFITMHNTENPSADAMQHARALNNGALRCNWHYTVDPYVTMQHIPLNETGRHADRGGPGDMYSIGIEMCEKRGQSIVKTFDRAAKLAAYNMYAHDIPLRNVVPHYYWTGKRCPHLLLDNGKPGFKWSWFISRVDYYYRCIS, from the coding sequence ATGAGCAATATTTCCACCATCGCCACTTATCTTGCCCGCTTTTCCGGTCAGCTCCAGCCCATGCTGGAGAAAGTCCAGGGCATGGACCGCAGAACTTTTCTGCTGGAAACCGCCGCCCTGCTTGCCCTGACCAGTTGTTCGGAACCTTCCGGAAAAGCAGGAATGGCTCCCATGATCTCCTTTAAGCCCTCCGGGGTCCCCGTGGTGAAACGTTCTCCGCGCCAATTGCTGGCGGAATGTAACGTCCGGCCGATGTTCATGCCTAAATCTTCTCCGCTCCGCCGCCGTTCTTCCCGAATGAAGCCGCGCTTCATCACCATGCACAACACGGAAAACCCGTCCGCAGACGCCATGCAGCATGCGCGCGCCCTGAATAACGGAGCTTTGCGCTGCAACTGGCATTATACGGTAGACCCATACGTGACCATGCAGCATATCCCCCTGAATGAAACGGGACGCCATGCAGACCGGGGCGGCCCCGGAGACATGTACTCCATCGGAATTGAAATGTGTGAGAAGCGAGGACAGAGCATCGTCAAAACCTTTGACCGCGCTGCCAAGCTGGCGGCCTACAACATGTATGCCCACGATATTCCCCTGAGGAATGTCGTGCCCCATTACTACTGGACCGGCAAGCGTTGCCCCCACCTTCTGCTGGACAATGGCAAACCCGGCTTCAAATGGTCTTGGTTCATCTCCCGCGTGGATTATTATTACCGCTGCATCAGCTGA